The following are encoded in a window of Prochlorococcus marinus CUG1417 genomic DNA:
- a CDS encoding DUF6761 family protein — MTSFDNPRAIRHFQSICDSCQDLVSRFHNPSELKLYCDGYLQALRNCSALEQRDQDKLEKLIERWILDPSSFIEPDGDEKKGFFDKKRF, encoded by the coding sequence ATGACATCATTTGATAATCCGAGAGCAATTCGTCATTTTCAATCGATTTGCGATAGTTGCCAAGACTTGGTTAGTCGTTTTCACAACCCTTCAGAACTTAAATTATATTGTGATGGTTATCTCCAAGCCTTAAGGAATTGCAGTGCTTTAGAGCAAAGAGATCAAGATAAACTAGAAAAATTAATAGAGAGATGGATTCTAGATCCATCAAGTTTTATAGAACCAGATGGAGATGAAAAAAAGGGTTTTTTTGATAAAAAAAGATTTTAA
- the crtH gene encoding carotenoid isomerase translates to MKSNNKNFDAIIIGSGIGGLVTASQLAAKGADVLVLEKYIIPGGSGGSFKRNGYTFDVGASMIFGFGDKGHTNLLTRALKDVNEKCETIPDPVQLEYHLPNNFNISVDKNYDHFIKKLSAAFPKEKEGIKKFYDTCASVFKCLDSMPLLSIEDPSYLFKVFFKSPISCLGLARWLPVNAGDVARKFIKDPELLKFIDIECFCWSVMPAIKTPMINAGMVFTDRHVGGINYPKGGVGTIAEKLVSGMEKLGGKIRYKSNVIEILLKDEKAVGVKLSNGEKIYSDIIVSNSTRWDTFGLKDKKKGLIARKNVPKSEYKWSETYNPSPSFVSIHLGVEKNLISNNFNCHHIIVDNWDELESEKGVIFVSIPTLLDSTLAPEGKHIIHAFTPSSMSEWEGLSRKEYLQKKEKYFSFLVKKISSIVPNIEEHIDHKEIGTPRTHKKFLGRYEGSYGPIPSQKLLGLLPMPFNTTKIKNLYCVGDSCFPGQGLNAVAFSGYACAHIIGSKLNINSFSLPD, encoded by the coding sequence ATGAAATCCAATAATAAAAATTTTGATGCGATTATAATTGGCTCAGGAATAGGAGGATTAGTAACAGCATCCCAGTTAGCTGCTAAAGGTGCTGATGTTTTAGTTCTTGAAAAGTATATCATTCCTGGAGGAAGTGGTGGCTCTTTCAAAAGAAATGGTTACACCTTTGATGTTGGTGCTTCAATGATATTTGGATTTGGAGATAAAGGTCATACCAATTTATTAACTCGTGCGCTTAAAGATGTAAATGAAAAATGCGAAACTATTCCTGATCCGGTCCAGCTGGAATATCACCTCCCAAATAACTTCAATATTTCTGTAGATAAAAATTATGATCATTTTATAAAAAAATTATCAGCAGCTTTCCCCAAGGAAAAAGAAGGTATAAAAAAATTTTACGATACCTGTGCAAGTGTATTTAAATGTTTAGATTCAATGCCACTTTTATCAATAGAGGATCCCAGTTATCTTTTTAAAGTTTTCTTTAAATCTCCAATATCCTGTTTAGGTTTAGCAAGATGGTTACCAGTAAATGCAGGAGATGTCGCTAGAAAGTTTATAAAGGATCCTGAGCTCTTGAAATTTATAGATATCGAATGTTTTTGCTGGTCAGTAATGCCCGCTATAAAAACACCTATGATTAATGCTGGAATGGTTTTTACTGATAGACATGTTGGCGGTATAAATTATCCAAAAGGTGGGGTGGGAACTATAGCAGAGAAGTTGGTTTCTGGAATGGAGAAATTAGGTGGAAAAATTCGCTATAAGTCCAATGTTATTGAAATACTTTTAAAAGACGAAAAGGCAGTAGGAGTTAAGCTCTCAAATGGGGAGAAAATATACTCAGATATCATTGTGTCTAATTCCACAAGATGGGATACATTTGGGCTGAAAGATAAAAAGAAAGGTTTAATAGCAAGGAAAAACGTTCCCAAAAGTGAATATAAATGGTCAGAGACCTATAACCCCTCTCCTTCTTTTGTCTCGATCCACCTTGGTGTTGAAAAAAATCTTATTAGTAATAACTTTAATTGCCATCATATAATTGTTGATAATTGGGATGAATTAGAGAGTGAAAAAGGAGTTATTTTTGTTTCTATACCTACTTTGCTTGATTCGACTTTGGCTCCAGAAGGTAAGCATATCATTCATGCATTTACTCCTTCATCAATGAGTGAATGGGAAGGCTTATCGAGGAAAGAATATCTGCAAAAGAAAGAAAAATATTTCTCTTTTCTGGTTAAAAAAATTTCATCTATTGTACCTAATATTGAAGAGCATATTGATCATAAAGAAATTGGAACTCCAAGAACTCATAAAAAGTTTCTAGGAAGATATGAAGGTAGTTACGGACCTATTCCTAGTCAAAAATTGCTTGGACTTTTACCAATGCCTTTTAACACAACAAAAATTAAAAACCTTTATTGCGTAGGTGATTCATGCTTCCCGGGTCAAGGTCTAAATGCAGTTGCTTTTAGTGGATACGCTTGTGCTCATATAATAGGTTCAAAATTAAATATCAATAGTTTCAGCTTGCCTGATTAA
- the grxD gene encoding Grx4 family monothiol glutaredoxin: protein MKNHTEDKIKNLIESNPIMVFMKGTKLMPQCGFSNNVVQILNSLGVEFSTFDVLSDFDVREGIKEYSDWPTIPQVYLKGEFLGGSDILIEMYNSGTLKEKIEIELAS from the coding sequence ATGAAAAATCATACGGAAGATAAAATCAAAAACCTAATAGAATCAAATCCTATTATGGTTTTTATGAAAGGGACTAAATTAATGCCTCAATGTGGATTTTCGAACAATGTTGTTCAAATTCTCAACTCTCTAGGGGTTGAATTTAGCACTTTTGATGTTCTTAGTGATTTTGATGTGAGAGAAGGTATTAAAGAATATTCAGATTGGCCTACTATTCCTCAAGTCTATCTAAAAGGTGAATTTCTTGGAGGTTCAGATATTCTTATCGAAATGTATAATTCTGGCACCTTAAAAGAAAAAATCGAAATTGAATTAGCCTCTTAA
- a CDS encoding response regulator transcription factor, with protein sequence MQSTEQILASTPGGSQLPTSSQTPSRVLVVEPHPTLRTVLVQRLRQDGHLAAAVGSAAEAVDLCREQSPELLVSAEILEQNTAMRLAQQLGCSVIVLTARSGVEALVNLLDEGADDVLRKPFGLEELAARCRTLLKRGRIGLQEKVEVGPLEVHLLLRQVTLSEKPVELSPREFALLCALLMPPGMVRSRQELLRMAWPPFSGGPRSVDTQVLTLRRKLEQAGLGEGGGITTVRQQGYRFSIDNI encoded by the coding sequence ATGCAATCAACTGAGCAAATCTTAGCTTCAACTCCTGGCGGTTCACAATTGCCAACGAGCTCCCAAACACCCTCAAGAGTCCTTGTTGTTGAACCTCACCCGACACTTAGGACGGTCCTCGTTCAAAGACTCCGCCAAGATGGGCACTTAGCTGCTGCTGTCGGATCGGCAGCAGAAGCAGTTGATCTATGTAGAGAACAATCACCTGAGCTACTTGTAAGTGCTGAAATCCTTGAGCAGAACACTGCAATGAGGTTGGCCCAACAATTAGGTTGCTCAGTAATAGTGTTAACTGCCAGATCTGGTGTTGAAGCACTAGTTAACTTACTGGATGAAGGCGCTGATGATGTTCTCAGAAAACCATTTGGTCTTGAAGAATTAGCGGCAAGATGTAGAACCCTTTTAAAAAGAGGCAGAATAGGACTACAAGAAAAAGTTGAGGTTGGGCCTTTAGAAGTCCATCTACTTCTTAGACAGGTAACACTAAGTGAGAAACCTGTGGAATTAAGTCCTAGGGAGTTTGCGTTACTTTGTGCTTTACTTATGCCACCAGGAATGGTTAGAAGTCGACAGGAGCTCTTGAGGATGGCCTGGCCTCCCTTTAGTGGAGGACCTAGATCAGTTGATACTCAAGTATTAACATTAAGGAGAAAACTAGAACAGGCAGGTTTGGGAGAAGGAGGAGGAATAACAACTGTAAGACAACAAGGATATAGGTTTAGCATTGATAATATCTAA
- the trmFO gene encoding methylenetetrahydrofolate--tRNA-(uracil(54)-C(5))-methyltransferase (FADH(2)-oxidizing) TrmFO, translating to MIEKEVIVIGAGLAGSEAAWQVANSGVPVKLIEMRPHKSTPAHHTDECGELVCSNSFGALSPDRAAGLLQKELRFFNSLIVKTADKFAVPAGGALAVDRSKFSNALTEALSNHPLIEIKRYEQLELPSKDSITILATGPLTADALANKIQSFTGVSACHFYDAASPIIYGDTIDHKKVFRASRYDKGDPAYFNCPMNKNEYIHFRSELITGEQADLKDFEKESANFFEACLPIEEIARRGIDTMRYGPLKSIGLWNPKWGDLFDRENRIKNRPHAIVQLRMEDLKGKLLNMVGFQTNLKWSEQKRIFRMIPGLEKAEFVRFGVMHRNTFLESPKLLLPTLQFMNRETLLAAGQITGTEGYAAAAAGGLLAGINASLLAMSKNPVNFPDESMIGSLINFISNRNQILSNQKKNKFQPMPASFGLVPELNYRIKDKRLRYKAYQERSTEALKSFKKILDSRLRKDHLLTKIN from the coding sequence TTGATAGAAAAAGAGGTAATAGTAATAGGAGCAGGTCTAGCAGGTTCTGAAGCTGCTTGGCAGGTAGCTAATTCTGGCGTACCAGTTAAATTAATTGAAATGAGACCTCATAAATCAACTCCAGCTCATCATACAGATGAATGTGGAGAATTGGTTTGTAGCAATAGTTTTGGGGCTTTAAGTCCAGATAGAGCTGCCGGTTTATTGCAAAAAGAACTCAGATTTTTTAATTCTTTGATAGTCAAAACAGCAGATAAATTTGCTGTTCCAGCTGGAGGTGCTTTGGCTGTTGATAGATCTAAGTTTAGTAACGCATTGACTGAAGCTTTATCTAATCATCCCTTAATCGAAATTAAAAGATATGAACAACTGGAACTACCTAGCAAAGATAGTATAACTATCCTCGCAACCGGTCCGCTAACTGCAGATGCATTGGCCAACAAAATTCAGTCTTTTACAGGTGTCAGTGCCTGTCATTTTTATGATGCTGCTAGCCCAATTATCTATGGTGATACTATTGATCATAAAAAAGTCTTTAGAGCTAGTAGATACGACAAAGGTGATCCTGCATATTTTAATTGCCCAATGAATAAAAATGAATATATTCATTTCAGAAGCGAACTAATAACAGGAGAACAAGCTGATTTAAAAGACTTTGAAAAAGAATCTGCTAATTTCTTTGAAGCTTGTTTGCCAATAGAAGAAATTGCTAGAAGAGGAATTGACACAATGAGATACGGTCCTCTCAAATCTATTGGATTGTGGAATCCAAAGTGGGGAGACTTATTCGATAGAGAAAATAGAATAAAAAATCGACCTCATGCAATTGTTCAATTAAGGATGGAAGATCTCAAAGGGAAGTTGCTTAATATGGTAGGTTTTCAAACCAACCTAAAATGGTCAGAACAAAAAAGAATTTTTAGGATGATTCCCGGCTTAGAAAAAGCTGAATTTGTACGCTTTGGAGTGATGCATAGAAATACCTTTTTAGAATCTCCTAAATTACTTTTACCAACACTTCAATTTATGAATAGAGAAACTCTCTTGGCAGCTGGTCAGATAACAGGAACGGAAGGTTATGCTGCTGCGGCGGCAGGTGGGTTGCTAGCAGGAATAAATGCATCCTTATTAGCTATGAGTAAAAACCCAGTAAATTTCCCTGATGAATCAATGATTGGTTCCTTAATAAATTTCATTAGTAATAGAAATCAAATATTATCAAATCAGAAAAAAAATAAATTTCAGCCAATGCCTGCTTCTTTTGGTTTAGTTCCAGAACTTAATTATAGAATAAAAGATAAAAGATTAAGATATAAAGCTTATCAAGAAAGATCCACAGAAGCTTTAAAGTCGTTTAAAAAAATATTGGATTCTCGTTTGAGAAAAGATCACTTACTTACCAAAATTAACTAA
- a CDS encoding photosystem II protein Y — MLRTIVVFAPIIAALAWVIFNIQKPAREQFNRDFLGKD; from the coding sequence ATGCTTAGAACAATCGTAGTATTTGCACCAATTATTGCAGCTTTGGCTTGGGTTATATTTAATATACAAAAGCCAGCAAGAGAGCAATTCAACAGAGACTTTTTGGGCAAGGATTAA